The following DNA comes from Mugil cephalus isolate CIBA_MC_2020 chromosome 6, CIBA_Mcephalus_1.1, whole genome shotgun sequence.
TTgtcactttaaaagaaaaagcagagtgtttgtggggttttttctttctgtttttgggtGTGGTGATGAATTTGTCTGTGACTTCCATCTGCACCCAACTGTgaaatttttgcattttttcagtatatatttttttgtgttctaGCCTTTATTATGTAAACGGGGAAGCCAGTGACACCCTGGTGGTGGCTGTAAACTACCAGAGTAGTCAAAGCTACCccggtgggttaagtgtcttgcccgaGGACACAACCGATGGtcactctacctcctgagctatgGCCATCAGTAACTTTGTAGTGAGCTAGTGTACAAAGTAGTAAACTGATGATGATAACACAACACTACCACATAAAATTTATGGATGTGGAAAAtaagttcatattttataacGGCACATATGGTATATCATGAGGTATAAAAACAATGATAACACTTACATGTATATTGCTatgtaaaaataacattcaGGGTGGCCAGAGCGCTGATATTAGATGTGTAGCTTGACAGTAAATGTGAACCTGACAGTCACGGTTGATAAAAATCAAAGGTTCTGAGGGTTAACATTTGAATTCCATAGAAAATGCTTGGGGTCATTTTTGAGCCCTCATATGGAAAAGTGTGGTACTGACACAAGAAAAGCAATTACATAAAAAGTAGATATAAATCCAAATGTCAAAGACAACTTATTTGAGGAACACATCGAACATTAAATGATTTGTGCTTTCTTATTCTGCTCCCTTTTCCAACTCTTCAAAGAAGTCATTTGTTTGTAATGcagattttcattttgttaatctCTAGTATTTAAAATAGTCACTTACAAGTTGCTTGAAAGCACATGTCCTCCGTCCCCTTACACTGTAATGGTGTCGTGCATTCAGAGGTTGTACAAGAATTACACTGGAGGCTGTTATCTGCCGGAGTAGGAGGAACTGAAACAAGAGAacgaaaaaaaatatcaaagggTTAAGATTTCAAAAATATAACATGAAAATAGTTATTTCTTATATGATTATCTGCTCTGCTACATAATTATCAGCATCTGATCCATCTGTACTCACAAGGTAGAGTTTGTGAGTTGCAGTCATCTGTGTCGCAGCACGTAGCAGATGCAAGTGCACTTGAACCACCCAAGTTGACTGAAAATGTCTGAGGTCCAGTGGCTGGACACTGAGAGGACGGAGCACATGCTTTGTAGATTTGCTGTACTGGAGTTCCAGATGAAATTGCTACAGAGACAAAGTCCAGGTTGTTAACTGGTTTAACTTGACAGTACGTGaactttatttcacagaaaataGAAGAAGGTGACACTAAAGATAGTAGAGATCCTACCTTGAATGGAGGCTGTTATACACATCGTCTCTGTGGAACACGTTTGGGATACTGTGCTTGAACATGTCTCATCTGTGCAGGTTTGACACTGAAGAGCTTCAGCTGCAGTCAGGAGAGAAAACTTTCTGTGAAATTAATTCTTTAtcacaaatatctaatcaaaAGTTTCAATGGTCAGAAACTATTTTGTTCTTGTGcaaaatacttttttacttttagctTGTAATGGGTAAAAGTGTTATATAAGACTTAAAACCTCTCAATGGTTCTACATATTCAACTACATATACATTTTGAATGTTattttcacatatatatatattgtccaTTGTTATCATCTAACTATTATGTTGTTATGAAGATTAATAAAGACATATACAAACTAGAATATTTGTTCTGGTTAATTAAAATTCATGTTGGTTTTCCATGTTAAAATTTGAAGGTTAAATCCTTTAGTAGATTAAGTATAGAAGCTGTGTTGTAAGAATAAACAGAATTACCTGTGCTGGAGATGGTCCAGAGGAGAATCAGAGAAAAGATCAGCTTCATGATGGAGAACAAATCAGTGCTGTTGATTGTTTTCCTTGATGGAGACACTGCAGCTGGTCACCTACACTCATCTTTATATACTAGACCAGTGAACAGATTTACGTCTGATGCATACGTAGAACCCCCGGAGGTTTGGGTGTGATCCCATTTTTACAACGTGATTGTTTAAACTGACAGAAAGTCAGCACACCCTTCTTTAACTCAGCCATTGTTTTCCTGTATAGAACAGTACATCATCTTAGggcgagacactacaggtgaacaCAGTCAAATTattaactaatagatatcaccatgaaacttctccagctGAGTACTtacacaaattttttttttatactacactatttctgtgaatttatatttaattcaaataaggagttatttattaaatatgcactaatttgcatacatttccagaacagtaATCTGAATAACGGCTAAAGTGaagttcaaaattcttgtttcattttgttcacAGATTACATTTCCAGGTATTTAAGGAGGGAATGttggatatctctttttattactccataaatcacagaatactgtcaacagtcccCAAAAACACTTTTAGTCATGTTTTTAGGAGCATactgttctataaatcaggctctgaatgatatatgaaatatcccctctgtaaatacctgcagaatgtaggaACGAATCTGGAAAGCTTGGTGTGTGCCAGTACTACTAAGTACTACTAAAggggagatttctggctcagtatgcagaaaaactcattttgagaagTTGTACATTGCAAAAGCAacgtatatttttattggaaacctctatgtaccaaaaccaaatctactcaaacaTGTTATACAATCATATCAACATATGACccgacagacttctgcaggaagTACCACGGTACCTCACATGCTGGGATAGAGACAAGGCTCATTGTGCTTAGAAAGCTGACTTGTAGCCAATTTAGGAGAAAACTAGAGGCACAACATAGACAAAGAGTCATGAAATTAACACcttaatgtgcattttgacaGCTTTGTCACATGTTcatgaagcaaaatagcaaaaaaatctcaaaactgatcagtgggtgaaaaaactgtgtttttgctgcCGTGTCTCGCCTTAacttttaatttccattttacaTGCTGGGAAGCAGGAATAGCAGCTTATTCAACTCAGCTGTCAAATCCCCAACAAAAGAATAGAACACTGGCAGTCAACCAAAattgatatatttaattcaaagggtttttcttttatagACTATTAACCTCAAAAATCATCAGtgtcagttttattcatttaatttgcaaTTTTTTAGCATAGTTTCATATTCATCTCAAATTTACATGAAGATTTGTGTCATGAAATAGAAGCAAAACATTTTCCATTGATGCAAAAACCACTCGTCATGATGTGCGTGAGACATTTGCGAGGGTGGAAATAGCCATACATTAAATGTGCTTTTCTCTATAGCTATCACACCCATGTACTTTTTATTGTTCGTGGTTGGGAATGTCGTAAAACTTGCAGGGTTGTTTTACGCACGCTGTTCAGTCACACTAATATTTGTGTATTGTACCGCTGTACCTGGGTCTTATGACATTGCCACATTACCACAT
Coding sequences within:
- the LOC125009630 gene encoding phospholipase A2 inhibitor and Ly6/PLAUR domain-containing protein-like codes for the protein MKLIFSLILLWTISSTAEALQCQTCTDETCSSTVSQTCSTETMCITASIQAISSGTPVQQIYKACAPSSQCPATGPQTFSVNLGGSSALASATCCDTDDCNSQTLPFPPTPADNSLQCNSCTTSECTTPLQCKGTEDMCFQATCK